A section of the Methanomicrobiales archaeon genome encodes:
- a CDS encoding glycosyltransferase family 4 protein, with translation MKILQITPHYLPRIGGMERYVHNLSKKLVQRGHEVEVVTSGTDGGVHTEILDGISVTRCPCLIEPMRNPIAPTMFALDEKINAADIVHVHNVFGFPALAVYYYKKRYNTIQTVLTHHGQLAYGGLQQWILRMYEKVCMKGILNCIDNLVVLSESDATYMSPFMHEKGKIHVIPNAMDFESFQPHIVREPAEFLDRYGLRGKKVILFVGQILRRKGIDYLVRSVCHIRERMGPGVFSCVIVGDGDYLKDAKRMADSLGLADIQFTGKLSFPMLVQAYQAADIFTLPSLSEGLPTCLLEAMYFNLPIVATDIPGIRDYFREHADLVPPRDEKALAEAIIRAMEDGRAGTSRLDGRSMVETKFSWEKVVQEYERLYTGMTARQGSYAPRAAGPLHINA, from the coding sequence TTGAAAATCCTGCAGATCACGCCGCACTATCTTCCGCGCATCGGAGGAATGGAGCGGTATGTCCATAATTTAAGCAAAAAGCTGGTGCAGCGCGGACACGAGGTTGAGGTCGTTACCTCCGGGACGGATGGCGGGGTGCATACCGAGATACTCGACGGGATCAGCGTGACTCGCTGCCCGTGCCTCATCGAGCCGATGCGAAACCCGATCGCACCTACCATGTTCGCCCTCGACGAGAAGATCAACGCTGCCGACATCGTGCACGTCCACAATGTCTTTGGCTTTCCCGCTCTTGCTGTCTACTATTACAAGAAGCGCTACAATACCATCCAGACAGTGCTTACCCACCACGGGCAGCTCGCCTATGGCGGACTCCAGCAGTGGATCCTGCGGATGTACGAGAAGGTATGCATGAAGGGGATCCTGAACTGCATCGACAACTTGGTCGTCCTCTCGGAGTCCGATGCTACGTATATGTCCCCCTTTATGCATGAGAAAGGAAAAATCCACGTCATCCCCAACGCGATGGACTTCGAGAGTTTCCAGCCCCATATTGTCCGTGAACCGGCGGAATTTCTCGACCGTTACGGTCTCCGCGGAAAGAAGGTGATCCTGTTCGTGGGCCAGATCCTCCGCAGAAAGGGGATCGATTATCTGGTGCGGTCGGTTTGCCATATCCGGGAGCGGATGGGGCCCGGTGTCTTCTCCTGTGTCATCGTGGGGGACGGGGACTACCTCAAGGATGCGAAACGCATGGCCGATAGCCTGGGCCTCGCGGATATCCAGTTTACCGGGAAACTGTCTTTTCCGATGCTCGTTCAAGCCTACCAGGCAGCGGACATCTTCACCCTCCCCTCCTTATCCGAAGGTCTGCCGACCTGCCTCCTGGAGGCGATGTACTTCAACCTCCCCATCGTTGCCACGGATATACCCGGCATCCGCGACTACTTCCGGGAGCATGCGGACCTGGTTCCGCCCAGGGATGAAAAAGCCCTTGCGGAGGCGATTATCCGGGCAATGGAGGACGGGAGGGCCGGGACCAGCAGACTGGACGGCAGGAGCATGGTGGAGACAAAGTTCAGCTGGGAGAAGGTTGTGCAGGAGTACGAACGCCTCTACACGGGTATGACGGCAAGGCAAGGGTCGTACGCGCCCCG